The following coding sequences lie in one Musa acuminata AAA Group cultivar baxijiao chromosome BXJ1-8, Cavendish_Baxijiao_AAA, whole genome shotgun sequence genomic window:
- the LOC135587665 gene encoding rust resistance kinase Lr10-like: protein MNRLLCTLFLLFVHASDKKTWGNKEEDDFLKDCRTTRCGGITVRYPFRLKSSPPYCGVQGLELSCSGGDAILSLPPLGLCTVISINYYYGEIRIKLGESWSPCPLQKLSSIDLTSSPFYEAYLQALSFVNCSGKFTPDPAWITGPIPCLGNGSHNVYAADSSESMGDLPSVCMVTSSSDGWIPYDSGSWEEKVQKFIRTREMNLQISVPETSICRECEEARKPCGFNRTGNQTYCITRHHGPNIKIIIVGTCTAGFVLVLLPALILFYVRRKSTKEEETRLKVENFLATYGDAKPTRYTFADVKKITRRFKDRLGQGGYGSVYKGELPNGIPVAVKMLERSKGEGEEFINEVATIGRIHHVNIVRLLGFCSERSSRALIYEFMPNESLEKYIFSREASGADKPPLNMEKLLNIAIRVARGIEYLHQGCQQRILHFDIKPHNVLLDHEFNPKISDFGLAKLCSREQSIVTMTAARGTMGYIAPEMYSRNFGTVSYKSDVYSFGMLVLEMVGGRKNHDPEIGKQNEIYFPEWVYDRLVHRQDLGLAMEMEGEEEEIVKKLAIVALWCIQWSPIDRPSMTRVLQMLTGTLQSLQMPPKPFVSSLDHV, encoded by the exons ATGAATCGGCTCCTCTGTACACTCTTCCTCCTGTTCGTCCATGCTTCGGACAAGAAGACTTGGGGGAACAAAGAGGAAGACGACTTCCTGAAGGATTGCCGGACCACGAGATGTGGAGGAATAACTGTGAGATACCCCTTCCGCCTAAAATCCAGTCCTCCTTATTGTGGCGTTCAAGGCTTGGAGCTTTCGTGTTCTGGCGGTGACGCCATCCTCTCACTTCCCCCGTTAGGACTCTGCACGGTGATCTCCATCAACTACTATTATGGCGAAATCAGAATCAAGTTGGGAGAGTCGTGGTCTCCGTGCCCACTGCAAAAGCTCAGTTCCATCGACCTCACCAGCAGCCCATTTTACGAAGCTTATTTGCAAGCTCTTAGTTTTGTGAATTGCTCAGGAAAATTTACACCAGATCCGGCGTGGATCACCGGACCGATCCCGTGCCTTGGCAATGGAAGTCACAACGTTTATGCAGCGGATTCTTCCGAGAGTATGGGCGATCTTCCTTCTGTTTGCATGGTGACTTCTTCATCCGATGGCTGGATCCCTTACGATTCTGGATCATGGGAAGAAAAAGTGCAGAAATTCATCCGAACGCGAGAAATGAATCTTCAAATTTCTGTGCCAGAGACCAGTATATGCAGAGAATGTGAAGAAGCAAGAAAGCCCTGTGGATTCAACCGCACCGGAAACCAAACCTACTGTATAACCCGGCATCACG GTCCAAACATTAAGATTATTATTGTAG GCACTTGTACCGCTGGATTTGTTCTAGTTTTGTTGCCAGCACTCATTCTATTCTACGTTCGAAGgaaatctacaaaagaagaagaaacacgTTTGAAGGTTGAAAATTTTCTAGCAACATATGGTGATGCAAAACCAACACGATACACTTTCGCTGATGTTAAGAAGATCACCAGAAGGTTCAAGGATAGGCTGGGGCAAGGGGGATATGGCAGTGTGTACAAAGGCGAACTACCGAATGGAATCCCTGTAGCAGTTAAGATGCTGGAGAGATCTAAAGGGGAGGGCGAAGAGTTCATCAACGAGGTAGCAACCATCGGAAGAATTCACCATGTCAATATCGTCCGCCTCCTGGGATTCTGCTCCGAGAGATCAAGTCGCGCTCTCATCTATGAATTCATGCCCAATGAGTCCTTGGAGAAGTACATTTTCTCAAGAGAAGCTAGTGGAGCCGATAAACCACCTCTGAACATGGAGAAGTTGCTCAACATCGCTATACGCGTTGCCCGGGGCATCGAGTACTTACACCAGGGATGCCAGCAACGCATTCTTCATTTCGACATCAAGCCCCACAACGTTCTCTTGGATCATGAATTCAATCCAAAGATCTCAGACTTTGGTCTTGCAAAGCTTTGCTCGAGGGAGCAGAGCATTGTGACCATGACCGCTGCGAGAGGCACCATGGGCTACATCGCGCCGGAGATGTACTCCAGAAACTTTGGGACGGTCTCTTACAAATCCGACGTCTACAGTTTTGGCATGCTGGTCTTGGAAATGGTAGGAGGTAGGAAGAATCATGACCCTGAGATCGGAAAGCAGAACGAAATCTATTTTCCGGAATGGGTATATGACCGACTAGTTCACAGGCAGGATCTGGGATTGGCGATGGAGatggagggagaagaagaagaaatcgtGAAGAAACTTGCTATTGTGGCTCTGTGGTGCATTCAATGGAGTCCAATTGATCGGCCTTCCATGACTAGAGTACTTCAGATGCTGACAGGAACCTTGCAAAGCTTGCAGATGCCTCCAAAACCTTTTGTGTCCTCACTTGATCATGTCTAA